The following DNA comes from Salvelinus sp. IW2-2015 linkage group LG1, ASM291031v2, whole genome shotgun sequence.
CTACTAGCTACTCTTATTCTCTACCTTTAATGCAATGTTCCAGTAGGGAAATGTATTGTGTGTGAGTTTATGAAAATACAAGGCTTTTtcaccacacacaaaaacaaaacaaaaacaacaacaaggtaAGTTTAACCTTATTTGGTATCTCCTCACTGCAGCTCTGGATCCTCCCCGCCTTCGGCTGCAGACCCCAGTATGACAACGGCCTGGAGCAGGAGACGTTTGGCTTCACCATATGGACAACAGTTCTCAATTTTGCCGTGCCCATGAACCTCTTTTACCGCATGCACTCTGTGGCCTCCCTCTTCGAAGTCTTCCGAAGGGTGTGACAAGACGAAGAGGGACCGACGAGACGACGCAACATGCACAAGAACACTTGTCACCAAGGGCTCCATAGAGGAAATTAATAGCAACACAGGTCAACCTTTCAGGAGGAGCTCTTGTCATGTACTTTAGACTTCTAAATAAGCATTGAAACATGTCAGTTTAGGGGGATTATACTAGATGAGATGTCCCTTGTAGCGATGCATCTTCGGAAACATTTTATAGCACCAGATATAAACAACAAATTACATTGATATCAGACCCTGGATTCAAATAGTATTcggaatctttcaaatactttagctgtgcttgattgagctagcCTGGCACAATGTAACCAATGGAATAGCCCCAAATGTGCAAGAACTGATCCCCCGCCCCGGGAAGGCTCACCCAAAACGCCAAAGtctttgaaagatttcaaatagtatttgcttTRCTGTGTGTTGCTGCACTGAAAAGTGAAATTGACATTTGAATTTAGGTCTCTGTTATAACAAGTGTTTGGGTTTGTCTTTTGATGTTCATCAAAGTTTTGTTGAACGCGTTATTAAACGCGTATGTAATAGTTTAGTGTCGAGTTGTCTCTCAGATCTAGTACAGATGTAAGCCAGGCTATGTATGAATGCATCATGAGAGTGGAGCATGATAAGTGATGATACATGATGAAAGTAGATGGTGCAGTGAAACAACTTATATCGAAAATGCCATGCCACATTCATTTTTCAAATCCTGTATCATGGTGAGACTAGTGGGTCTCATCCCCGGTTGCGCTGAtttcacacacaccactgtgtTTGCAGCAGTACTCCAACATCATAGAGAAGCCAAAGAAGCTCTCTCGGTCTCGATTATTTAACGTCACATAAGAACTGTACTAAGGATTGTAAAGATGACGTGCAACTGTAAAAgccttaaagttttttttttttttttttgtgttgccaTTTTTATGTATATTTCAAATGCACATACTGTCATGGAGGATGTTCTCAGTGGTCAGAAAAATACACAGGAAACTCAATACTTCTGTGTCAAACACTTGAACTACTTGACTGGCCACAGTCTAGAGtcctacatgtactgtagtatAGGGCAGCGCTAGACTTGGATTGCTCTTCGGTGTAATATTGGACTGTAGTTCTCAATCTCTCGAAAAAGTCCATTGGACTGTAGTTCTCAGAATCTCCAACAAATGAACACTGGACTGTAGTTCTCACAATCTTTCGCAAACGTCTCATTGTATTGACTGTCCTCAATCATGACTTGTTGACATCATTCCGCGTATATTTGATggcatacacatacagttgaatgCTGTACGGTGTTGACTCATCTGTAATGCCCGTAGCTCTACTTTCCTTTCAGTTATATAGTTTCTTCTTCTAATGAACCTCAAATGTGGTTCccttaaatatatttaacatttcaATAATTGTTATGGAACTCAATTTGACTAAGAAACCGCCTGGGAGTGTGTGGAGCGTGCCCCAATGCCCACTGATGTATTCCCTGGACCCATATTAAGCCTAGTTCTGGACTAAAACaaatgctcaatggagaatctccattgaaagtgtcCGTAAACTTGTCACCGGCCGACAGTGTGCCCCATTTGCTCTCCCGCTCCATAATGTTGGTGAAGAGACTAAGTATGCACTCTGCatcttaaagggacaatctgcagttcaaacaacaccAAAGCGTTCCACcctgccactgttttggtaaacagcggAAGAATGGGGCGGTTATTATGTCATTGAAAAGGGAAACAATACAATATTTGCACAcatcagtatatactgtattgactGACATGCATTTTCCAAAAAGCAAWTATGTTGCTTCAAACTGAAAGAACTCTGAAACTGAACCAAATATCTTGATTGATGTAGTTTTGAAAAGTAAGCGTTGACAATAATCTTAACCTGTGATGTTGTTGATCGATTTTGTGATGAATTAGTGAAATGTAGTGCTACTGTATGGTTCATTTTTGGACAACATATTTAGGCTGTAGGGACTATCAGAAAACTGTGAGTTCTACATTGGTGCTAACTACTGTACTTGTTTTCAGTTGTACGTGCCAATCTGTGGTCAATGCTTATTGGTAAACCTGCACCAATACTATATCCTCCCTGTGTACATATCTGAACGTAGATTAAAGCGAATGTACATAAAGACTCCTGGCTCTGTAATAAAAATGATTGTGAAACTGACATTTTAAGTTAAAGAAAAGACATACATTCGGTCTATTATCTACAGTGAAGTTATGAATATATAACTCACATAAAACCTATGTACACACAGTGGGTCCTATAACCCACTGCTGGTAGGGGACCctggtctctctcgctcgctcaatCTTTGCACGTTAGCTAAAAGTTCATCAATTCACTGTGGACCTTCATCGGAGCATATAGGCCTATGTAGCATAGCTCAATGCTCAAATAGCAGAAACTATCTTCTTTCACCGCAAGAGTTAAAACCATATTTTTGGAAACAAGATTAATCAATTTGCCTCGTTATAGAACTCTGGGAATATAGGCCTAAAGTTCTCACCCCGTCCTTAGTTGATCCTGCTAATTATTTGAATTTCCTAACCATTTTCTAACTTGCTAAAATGTCGTCTTGATGGAATAGCTGGCCACCTGGTGGCGACAAATGTTAACTTTCTAGCCGACTATGCGTTAGTGCGTAAAACCTCGGAATCAGATACATTGTTAAGGTTGTTGCCCAATTCTAAGCGTGCTATATTATCTTTGTATTCAACTCTTCAATAACGGTCAGCGAATGTAAAATTTTGCAATCACCCATTTTTGTCAGTTAGCCTAGTCCCATTGTTTGTTGGAATGGAATTGCTAAATAATTTCAAAACAGTTTGTGACTATATTCCCTAGGGGTTTTACAAATGATTGGGATATAGCCTATTTATTATCTGAATTATGTCAATCATAATTTCAAATGCAGAGTATTATCTGAATATAATTCATGCTCTATAGGTAAGCATATGCTCGCCTATTATAAATAGTTAACATTAAAATGTTCAATTTGTATACATCTTTGTCATTGATTGACATTGTGCAGGTACAGGGGCTGACAAATCTCTTTTGTTTGGTAAACTCTCACTCTCTATATTCAAGGAAGGTGAAAGTCAGTAAAAAAAAGACGGATCATCATTTGMACAAATTTCCATGAATGAAAGAAGTAAATCGTCAGAATTCGACATAACATATCCTAGATTTTACTCGACAGAATTTTGCAGGACGCTGAGAGATTATGTAGATGGTGCATGAAATCGATTTGACAGGCATGTTGTTGACACAGCTAAAAATAAAGATGACGTTTAAAAGACGGAAACTGCCAACGCAAGAGAGGATACACTGCAAATGCAGATGTTGCAGTGCACTGAGTTATTGTGTTTCTACTTGCACGTCGAGTGTGAGAGTGAGTCACCTAGGATGTCTAGCCTGAAGTTGAAATTAAACTGAAAACATCACGCTCACTCCAAACGCGTCGTGCATAATTTAGAGAGAGAGCTGTACTATCAATTGCTCACAACGTAGTCTAGTGATGACCTTTATAAATGTATGACTTGTATGCAATGTTTGTTTTCACACAAACAACGTCGATTAACAATAGAATTCCATCCACAAAAGCCTAATTCGAAAACAAGTATCGTGCGTAAAATTCGCATTCCTGAGGCAGAGTTGTCCCATGTGCAATTTCAGTACCACTGACAGCACCCCTGGATATTACTATTCATTATCCCCACAGCAATGAAATGCTCCATAATTCTTTCACTGTTTATAGAAAGGTAtagattaaattaaaaaaacattcactCAGGCCTACATTTTGCAAATTGAATTGTTGCTTTTGAAGAACAGAAACCCACAACTGGAGTATGAGTGTGCAACCTAATCCAAAAATATAATCCAAATAGAATGCTCATTGGTATCTTTCTAGCGAGAGGAGTAGAAACTCAATTCATGTAGTGCGTGTTTCCACAACGgaggtatgtatgtgtgtgtgtgtgtgtgtgtgtgtgtgtgtgagtgtgtgtgtgtgtgtgggggggggggggcgttggcTCAGGGGACTCCCTCCCTTCTCAAAGCGCTCACGAACTCAAAATAGCCTCGACCAACAGTGTCAGTGCTGCTGTCTTACTTTGGCATGGCAGGTCAGACGACACGCGAGGTAATAACATGCGGTCGCCAACGCGCTTCAATCTTTTGACGCACCGAACGCTCTGTTCGGTTCAGCGTGGATGCAACACATTTGTCGCAAATTCACTAAGCAATCTCAAATCCTTTGTTTGTATATTTATTTCCAATAGAATGGCTGACGAAGGGACGACAGAGCACCGTGAGTTGGTTACTACTGCGTCCTCAGACGCGCATGGCGCAATGGACTGGCTTTCCACTTGAGAGGACACAGAGAACCCTGCGAAATACAACTCAGTACATAAGAACCACTCCATCCCGTTATCTCTTGGGGAGATTATGTGGAACTCGACCGAATCGGAGGGAACATCCGACGGTGGAAAGGAATTGGTCATCCGGACAGTGACGGGCTGTTTGCTCTCACTGCTCATCCTATGGACACTGCTGGGAAACCTTATGGTGTGCTCTGCCGTGCTACGAATTCGGCAATTACGAAGTAAAGTGACCAACATTTTCATTGTTTCTTTGGCTGTGTCGGATTTATTCGTTGCAATTCTGGTGATGCCATGGAAAGCTGTGGCTGAGGTGGCGGGGTATTGGCCATTTGGCACTTTTTGTAATTACTGGGTGGCGTTTGACATTATGTGCTCAACTGCGTCTATCCTCAACCTCTGCATTATCAGCGTGGATAGATACTGGGCCATATCAAGTCCATTCCGCTACGAGAGAAAAATGACCCAACGAGTTGCCTTTGTGATGATAAGCGTCACGTGGACTTTGTCTGTTCTCATTTCATTCATACCCGTCCAACTGAACTGGCACAAAGCCAGCGAAGACGAAATAGTTGGAGCGCATAACGCCTCCTTGGGTCAAGTAGAGGAAAACTGTGACTCTAGCCTCAACAGAGAATACGCCATATCGTCATCTTTAATAAGTTTCTACATACCCGTAGCAATTATGATTGTGACATACACGAGAATCTATCGGATTGCTCAGATCCAAATCAGGACTATAGCTTCCCTAGAGCGCGCGGCAGAGCACGCCACAAGTTGCAGGACCAACAGACTCGAGTGCCAACACCACAATACCTTGAAAACGTCTATTAAAAGGGAAACCAAAGTTTTAAAAACGTTATCGATCATTatgggtgtttttgtgtgttgttggttacctttttttattttgaactGCATAGTTCCATTCTGTGACAAACCACAGACTGACCAAGATGCAGGTCTCCCGTGCGTCAGCGAGACAACATTTGACGTCTTTGTGTGGTTTGGCTGGACTAATTCATCCATGAATCCTATTATTTACGCTTTTAACGCAGAGTTCAGAAAAGCATTTGCCAGTCTGCTGGGTTGTCGTAATTTCTGCTCCAGCACACCAGTTGAAACGGTGAATATTAGCAACGAGTTGGTCTCCTACAACCAGGACACACTTGTCCACAAAGAAATCGTGAACGCCTATGTCAATATGATCCCCAACGTAGTGGAATGCATTGAGCACGAGGACACGTTTGACAGGATATCACAGTTAACTCACAACAATGAAAATGGCACCGACTCCGTTTGTGACTTGGGCGATTGCGAGGAAGAGATTAGCATCGAACGGACGACACCATTTACCCCCAATGGTTTACATTGAATTCCCTTGTCTCACCTCGTGCGTAAGAGGATGTGTTGCTTCTATCAGATATTTGACATGTGGTGTTGTTGTCCCATGCTGAAAAGTGACGTAAATTTGTGTCTTATAAGAGTAGACACCAGTCTTTGTTTATTCATATGATCTCTAAAGGTTATAGCTTCTATGTATTTGGAGCAGCAGATGTATTGAAACCAGTTGCTCCAATTGGTACAAGTTACCCAAGATGGTATTCAGAAATGACTGCTTATCCATTATCCGATCAATGACAGTGGGACCGCCGTCCTACAGACTATGGAAAATATGGTAAGCCTTACAGGCGCAGTGTAACCACATGCAGTTGTATAAATGCCTTATTTATTATGGGAAAGAGTGCAATATCGTTTTTAAACAAGGGGAATGTTAAAGGATTACAAAATGTTTAATTTACATGAGGCCAAAATATTAAAAGTGCTTACTCTCTCTCTGATGTctcgcgcacaaacacacacacaaatctcccTGCTCTGCACGTACTCTGAAGTAACTGCACATTAGACAAAGCATTCTCAATCGAATTATGCACCTGCAGCAGCAGACCTCTTATAGGCTTGACTTTACCCATAATAAATCCACACCGGTCCAAAGCTAATTAGGAACTGTTGGAAAACTTCCTTTGAGTGATTATGGCGAACACCTGCCAAGTATGACAAGTTTAAGGCCAGGTACCACACCCTAATAGGgtaaccccccccccatcatatcacaatcaacttttaccagttgaatgtgGACACAattataatacttttttgtatatatttttctgaaataatttaattaaaatatgcaaattaggtggCCTTGTTAAATATGCGCATATTTGCATATCACGCAAATTCatttttctggacactggatgaagtcagcctaaatattttggtttcattttgttAAAACTCCAGGATCGATATGTAAAATACATACTGGCTCATTTTTCAGAAGAAAATGTAGTCGAGAAGAAACAATTTTACAACATATCAGCAATTCCCTATGTATAAGTATGGAGAATACTTCTAAGGATAACCACACACAAATTGGTGAATGCAGATGCGTCTGAGGCTGACAAAAATGAGTTGACATGTGGGAAGAGTTTGACTTTCGGCAAATGGCAGTTAAAGACAAGTAGACTGAATTTAGACTACCAACCCATTGGGCACAGATACCAATTCaccatctattccacgttggttcaaggtcatttcattgaaattacgttgaaacaacgttgattcaaccagtgtgtgcccatgAGAAACGCCAAACACCTACAGTATTTAgacccaatcaccatctcttcaaaATAAGTTACTACATATAGTCCAGTTTGTAACATTGTCTATGAAATGGGCTTTTATTAAATTCTGTGTGATTCAATGTAGTGAGCTTTGCAATGATCGATATATGGACATTTAAAGCGGGTTACAATTCAATAACTTTTTATGATGGTAGTATGATAAACTAacgaaaatatacattttcatcaaCCTATTTTTACTTTTTAGAAATACTAATATTATTGGACTAAAGTACCAAAAAAATCTCCAAATTGCTAGGTAGATGAAAAAATTTAATTTCAGCTTGTGGTGCCTGACCTTAAGGGATATTCAGTTCTACCTCTCTCTATTTGGTGAGAAAAATGGCCAAGACACACAAATCCAACCATTCTCCATTCTCTATCATACAGCATCCATGTTAATAAGAAGTCCACCAAACACCGTTCGCAAAGCTAATTCCCActtggcaaaaactggttgaatcaacacaGTTTCCATTGTCACTTCAACCCCACAAATCTATGTGATAACGTtgaacgtggaaaactgattggatttgcaaaaagtaatcaaattAGGGGCATTTCATATTTTATTCACCCAAATTTTAGCCCAAAGCCAATGACATGGGgaattttctgtttttgttttcacgttgaattcaccttagttgacaactcaaccaaatgtaaatcaaaactagaagttgaactgacgtctgtgccatGTGGGTTGTCTCTATGAATCTCCCCAATTCCCAGTTAACAATCCGCTTTTCAAGATCACATAATATGTGATATGACATATT
Coding sequences within:
- the LOC111962520 gene encoding D(1B) dopamine receptor-like, encoding MWNSTESEGTSDGGKELVIRTVTGCLLSLLILWTLLGNLMVCSAVLRIRQLRSKVTNIFIVSLAVSDLFVAILVMPWKAVAEVAGYWPFGTFCNYWVAFDIMCSTASILNLCIISVDRYWAISSPFRYERKMTQRVAFVMISVTWTLSVLISFIPVQLNWHKASEDEIVGAHNASLGQVEENCDSSLNREYAISSSLISFYIPVAIMIVTYTRIYRIAQIQIRTIASLERAAEHATSCRTNRLECQHHNTLKTSIKRETKVLKTLSIIMGVFVCCWLPFFILNCIVPFCDKPQTDQDAGLPCVSETTFDVFVWFGWTNSSMNPIIYAFNAEFRKAFASLLGCRNFCSSTPVETVNISNELVSYNQDTLVHKEIVNAYVNMIPNVVECIEHEDTFDRISQLTHNNENGTDSVCDLGDCEEEISIERTTPFTPNGLH